A window from Pongo abelii isolate AG06213 chromosome 6, NHGRI_mPonAbe1-v2.0_pri, whole genome shotgun sequence encodes these proteins:
- the LOC100461752 gene encoding olfactory receptor 2F2, which yields MYFFLTNLSLVDVSYATSIVPQLLAHFLAEHKAISFQSCAAQLFFSLALGGIEFVLLAVMAYDHYVAVCDPLRYSAIIHGGLCARLAITSWVSGFINSLVQTAVTFQLLMCTNKFIDHISCELPAVVRLACVDTSSNEAAIMVSSIVLLMTPFCLVLLSYIRIISTILKIQSREGRKKAFHTCASHLTVVALCYGTIFAYIQPHSGPSVLQEKLISVFYAIVMPLLNPMIYSLRNKEVKGAWHKLLEKFSGLTSKLAT from the coding sequence ATGTATTTCTTTCTCACCAACCTCTCTCTTGTCGATGTCTCCTATGCCACAAGCATAGTCCCTCAGCTGCTGGCACATTTTCTTGCAGAACATAAAGCCATCTCATTCCAGAGCTGTGCAGCCCAGTTATTTTTCTCCCTGGCCTTGGGTGGGATTGAGTTTGTTCTCCTGGCAGTGATGGCCTATGACCACTATGTGGCTGTGTGTGACCCCCTGCGATACTCGGCCATCATTCATGGAGGGCTGTGTGCTAGGTTGGCCATCACATCCTGGGTCAGTGGCTTCATCAACTCTCTTGTGCAGACTGCTGTCACCTTTCAGCTGCTCATGTGCACTAACAAGTTTATTGATCACATATCCTGTGAACTCCCAGCTGTGGTCAGGCTGGCTTGTGTGGACACCTCCTCCAATGAGGCTGCCATCATGGTGTCTAGCATTGTTCTTCTGATGACACCTTTCTGCCTGGTTCTTTTGTCCTACATCCGGATCATCTCCACCATCCTAAAGATCCAgtccagagaaggaagaaagaaagcctTCCACACGTGTGCCTCTCACCTCACGGTAGTTGCCCTGTGCTATGGCACGATTTTCGCTTACATCCAGCCCCACTCTGGTCCCTCAGTCCTTCAAGAGAAGCTGATCTCTGTCTTCTATGCCATTGTTATGCCTCTGCTGAACCCTATGATTTACAGTCTAAGGAATAAAGAGGTGAAGGGGGCCTGGCATAAACTATTAGAGAAATTCTCTGGGTTAACATCAAAGCTGGCAACTTGA